Genomic window (Prosthecobacter fusiformis):
TTAAGGAGACGCTGGGTAACTTCCTCTTTGAAAGGTAGGCCATTAAATTTGGCGGAGCGGACTTTTGTGGGCTTGTGTGAGGAAGTCGGACGCAGGATGAATTGAGTTCCGATGGATTTTCATTTATCACCCACATGATCACGAACTCGCCCTATCAATACTGCTCCCGCTGTGGAAGCGATGAGATGACGCCGGCGAGCGAACGTGAGTATGTCTGCGGTCAATGTGGCTACCAACATTTCATCACGCCCTTTCCTGCGGCGTGTGCACTGATCCTGGATGTGAATAAACGCCTCCTCGTCACTCGGCGGGCGCATGAGCCAGGCCTGGGTAAGTTAGGCCTTCCGGGGGGAGTGATCGAGCCAGGTGAAACGGGTGAAGAAGCGGCTGCGCGTGAGACCCGCGAGGAGGTAGGGCTGGATATCCCGCCATCCGCCTTCAGATATTTTGCGGCACTGCCCAATCTCTACCTATTTCAGGATTACCTGTGGCCTACCATTGATCTTTTTTATCTGGCTGAAGTCACGGACTTTGCCTCGTTAAAGGCCAGTCCTGATGAAGTATCCGAAATGACCACACCTAAGTTGGCTGAGGTGGCATTGGATGAATTCGCTTTTGAGTCGAATGCTGAGGCGGTCCGAAGGTTGCAGGAATACCACGTCTAAGCTTGAGCGTGAAAAAGCAAGTTGCCACTGCTGGGGGGATGGCTTAAAACCATGCGGTCTCAAGGAAAAGCGCTTGTAGCTCAACGGTTAGAGCAGGGGACTCATAATTCAAAATCAACGCTTTGCGTGGTTTTGCAGAGCTTTGCAACGAGACAAAAATTGTTCATTATCAGTGTTTTAGATTCCGATATTGTTTTCGCAGCTTTGCACAGGCTTACGGGAAAATTCCGACAGACCGTGAAATTCACTGTGAAATTTCACTGAAAATTTCTGGCTGACTGACCTGGAAGATTTCAGTTAATGCGGCATTTACATTGTGCCTGATGGATGTTCCCGTTTTAACGCAGCCGCACGCGCCGAGGAAATCATGCACCACAAACTGCTTGAGGATGGCAGATGTAGCGCCATTTTGATCCACCTAAACGCTCCTGTAGCTCAATGGTTAGAGCAGGGCACTCATAATGCCTTGGTTCTCGGTTCGAATCCGGGTGGGAGCACATATTTCCAGGTTAGAGTACCAGATTCTACTTGAAAATGAACGCTTTACAAAAGCCTGTAGAATACCGATGAAAAAGTTTCCTGCGGGTCAATTTGTTCAAAATTTTTTGCGTGGCTAAGCCTGGATTTGGGCCGCTTTTCAGCAGACCGCAGAAAACGACCGTGAATTTTCCCGGTCTGGAGCTGAACCCTGCAAGATGGTATGGACTCAGTTTGCAGCACAATGTTGAGACTGTAATAAGAGATTAGCGATTTAGGTGAATCCCGAAATTTGGGCCTGGAGCTATGTTATGAAATGATGGTGGTTGCAGTCAGCACGGCTTAATAATCGCCGTAAACTTTCCCCAAGGTTATGCCGCGTGGACTACAATGTTTGACGCCAAGCCGGGTCGAGTAAAGGTTCTGCTAGCGTTTAATCTGCCATTATGTCCGAGGCACAATATTGTAGACGGCAGCAAGCACTTGAAAGTTTAGAATCTTATTTCATAAGCAAACACATTAGCCGAGTAAGAATTCCATTTGTAAGATCAGGGCACTTAATTTGATGCCATGCATCTCATGGACCTGCCTATTGGTAAGCACAGTCTATATGAATATGTAGGGCGTGGAAATTATTGCGGACTGATCTATCATCATAAAAGATGTGCCAGTCTTTCTTATGACAAATTGCTGATTAAATAATGAAACCACCACTTAACGTTCAATGCAGCCAATTTTTGGTTAATTCCTTAGTTATAATACTTACTGTAATTTTACCAATGGCGAATGCTCAGAACATAACGGATTCATTCAATTATGTCGTCAATGCTTCTATAGGAAATTATTCGGGATGGAGTGTGTCTTCCGGCAATGCCCTGGTGGTAAATCAGTATGTACATTCAGC
Coding sequences:
- a CDS encoding NUDIX domain-containing protein, producing the protein MITNSPYQYCSRCGSDEMTPASEREYVCGQCGYQHFITPFPAACALILDVNKRLLVTRRAHEPGLGKLGLPGGVIEPGETGEEAAARETREEVGLDIPPSAFRYFAALPNLYLFQDYLWPTIDLFYLAEVTDFASLKASPDEVSEMTTPKLAEVALDEFAFESNAEAVRRLQEYHV